In the genome of Bradysia coprophila strain Holo2 unplaced genomic scaffold, BU_Bcop_v1 contig_232, whole genome shotgun sequence, one region contains:
- the LOC119076432 gene encoding peroxynitrite isomerase THAP4-like, with the protein MTSEIPEILRPIAWIAGVWQSKNGAGHYPTISDFSYNDKIEFRLCGKQPLFAYTGSSSHPERGNPMHLESGFLRAHAGTTAVSFMVAHNFGLTTVEEGSWDRSSISLKSTSIGRMNGAKEPQVLGVERTFRLVDENTLEQELSMATSNTPDSTKHLKATYTRQQ; encoded by the exons ATGACCAGCGAAATTCCCGAAATCCTTCGTCCAATCGCTTGGATAGCTGGCGTATGGCAAAGTAAAAATGGTGCCGGCCACTATCCAACCATTTCCGATTTTTCCTACAACGACAAAATCGAATTTCGACTTTGCGGCAAACAACCACTATTCGCCTACACTGGATCATCGTCGCATCCCGAGCGCGGCAATCCCATGCATCTAGAAAGTGGATTCCTACGTGCACATGCCGGTACAACAGCGGTATCGTTTATGGTGGCCCACAATTTTG GGCTGACCACAGTTGAAGAGGGCTCTTGGGATCGATCGTCGATATCGTTGAAGTCGACTAGCATTGGAAGAATGAACGGGGCTAAGGAACCACAAGTCTTAGGC GTTGAGCGAACATTTAGGCTTGTCGATGAGAATACGTTGGAACAAGAACTGAGTATGGCCACATCGAATACACCGGATTCTACCAAACATTTGAAAGCAACTTACACTCGTCAACAGTAA